In one window of Carassius auratus strain Wakin chromosome 28, ASM336829v1, whole genome shotgun sequence DNA:
- the LOC113047266 gene encoding 60S ribosomal protein L23: MSKRGRGGSSGAKFRISLGLPVGAVINCADNTGAKNLYIISVKGIKGRLNRLPAAGVGDMVMATVKKGKPELRKKVHPAVVIRQRKSYRRKDGVFLYFEDNAGVIVNNKGEMKGSGITGPVAKECADLWPRIASNAGSIA, encoded by the exons ATGTCTAAGAGAG GACGTGGTGGGTCATCGGGAGCCAAGTTCCGTATTTCCCTGGGTCTCCCAGTGGGAGCGGTCATCAACTGCGCCGACAACACAG GTGCCAAGAACCTGTACATCATATCCGTCAAAGGCATCAAGGGTCGTCTGAACAGGCTCCCCGCCGCTGGTGTGGGCGACATGGTCATGGCCACAGTTAAGAAAGGCAAGCCAGAGCTCAGGAAAAAGG TGCATCCTGCGGTGGTGATACGTCAGCGGAAGTCGTATCGGCGAAAAGATGGTGTGTTTCTGTACTTTGAAGACAATGCTGGGGTCATAGTGAATAACAAAGGAGAAATGAAAG GCTCAGGTATCACGGGACCCGTAGCCAAGGAGTGCGCAGACCTGTGGCCCAGGATTGCTTCCAATGCCGGGAGCATCGCCTGA